A genomic stretch from Antarcticibacterium flavum includes:
- a CDS encoding TrkH family potassium uptake protein, with translation MPRMNFKLILHIMGLLLLFNGGFMLAAVLVSWYYKDGVTLQILSSSLIATISGILLMYFTRSHRRELKKREGYIIVSLGWVFISLSGTLPYFITEAIPTFTNAFFETISGYTTTGASILNDIEVMPRSILFWRSLTHWIGGMGIIVLTIAILPLLGIGGMQLFAAEAPGPNTDKLKPRIADTAKRLWLIYISYTVAQSILLWVAGMGIFDAVNHAMSTIATGGFSTKNVSLAYWNDQPVIQYITILFMFLAGTNFVLSYFSFKGRVQKVLVDTEFKWYFIFIASFTAVVALIIYFQANVRLSAIEHPMLYGEAESAFRHALFQVVSIISTTGFITADYTMWTPFLSVFFFGLFFLGGSAGSTAGGVKVMRHVIMIRNGVTEFRRTLHPNAVLPVRYNGKAISKEIVFNILGFFILYMLSFIIGSLVFGFIGLDYVTSIGASASSLANIGPAFGSLGPINNYDILPDAGKWWAAFLMLIGRLELFTVLILFTPFFWRNR, from the coding sequence ATGCCTAGAATGAATTTCAAGCTTATACTCCATATAATGGGATTGCTCCTGTTATTTAATGGAGGGTTTATGCTTGCGGCAGTCCTGGTAAGCTGGTATTATAAAGATGGCGTGACCCTGCAAATCCTTTCCTCGTCCCTTATTGCCACGATTTCCGGGATACTGTTAATGTATTTCACAAGAAGTCACCGCCGGGAATTAAAGAAGCGGGAAGGCTATATTATAGTAAGTTTGGGATGGGTCTTTATCTCTCTTAGTGGTACACTTCCTTACTTTATTACTGAAGCTATTCCAACTTTTACAAACGCATTTTTTGAAACCATTTCCGGTTATACCACTACCGGGGCATCAATTTTAAATGATATCGAAGTAATGCCCAGGAGCATCCTCTTCTGGCGAAGTCTTACTCACTGGATTGGGGGGATGGGTATTATTGTACTCACCATAGCAATCCTGCCTTTGCTGGGAATTGGGGGGATGCAGCTTTTTGCAGCTGAAGCCCCGGGACCAAACACAGATAAATTAAAACCCCGGATAGCTGATACTGCTAAAAGGTTATGGCTTATCTATATCTCATACACCGTGGCACAATCAATCCTCTTATGGGTAGCAGGAATGGGCATTTTTGATGCGGTAAATCATGCGATGAGCACTATAGCCACCGGAGGATTTTCTACGAAAAATGTAAGCCTGGCCTATTGGAATGATCAGCCGGTTATTCAATATATCACCATATTATTCATGTTTTTAGCAGGGACCAATTTCGTGTTGAGCTACTTTAGTTTTAAAGGCAGGGTTCAGAAGGTTTTGGTAGATACTGAGTTTAAATGGTATTTTATTTTTATAGCATCTTTTACGGCAGTAGTGGCCTTGATAATATACTTTCAGGCTAATGTGCGCCTCTCTGCCATAGAGCATCCAATGCTTTATGGGGAAGCAGAGAGTGCCTTTAGGCACGCCCTCTTCCAGGTTGTCTCCATTATTTCCACAACTGGATTTATTACCGCAGACTATACGATGTGGACTCCCTTCCTGAGCGTCTTTTTCTTCGGATTGTTTTTCCTGGGAGGATCTGCAGGTTCTACAGCCGGTGGGGTAAAGGTGATGAGGCATGTTATCATGATAAGGAATGGAGTAACCGAATTTAGAAGAACCCTGCATCCAAATGCGGTTCTCCCTGTACGGTATAATGGGAAAGCCATAAGTAAAGAGATCGTTTTTAATATTCTTGGGTTCTTTATTCTTTATATGTTGTCTTTTATTATTGGCTCCCTGGTATTTGGATTTATCGGGCTGGATTATGTCACTTCCATAGGAGCTTCTGCCTCTTCCCTGGCCAATATTGGTCCTGCCTTTGGCAGCCTGGGGCCTATTAATAATTATGATATCCTTCCAGATGCCGGTAAATGGTGGGCTGCATTCCTAATGTTGATTGGCAGGCTCGAACTTTTTACTGTTTTGATCCTTTTTACACCATTTTTCTGGCGTAACAGATAA
- the rsmG gene encoding 16S rRNA (guanine(527)-N(7))-methyltransferase RsmG, protein MELIEKYFSHLTALQKDQFSRLQELYKDWNLKINVVSRKDIDELYLRHVLHSLGISKVQEFLEGTNILDVGTGGGFPGIPLAILYPETNFHLVDSIGKKIKVVDEVVAGLELKNVKTTNSRVEEIPGEYDFIVSRAVAAMPTFVHWVKGKIAKSSRHELKNGILYLKGGDLTEELRPYRNAQIYPLSNFFDEEFFETKKVVYLPVKYRG, encoded by the coding sequence TTGGAATTAATAGAAAAATACTTCTCTCATCTTACTGCACTTCAAAAGGATCAGTTCAGCAGGCTGCAGGAGCTTTATAAGGACTGGAATTTAAAGATCAACGTGGTTTCCCGTAAGGATATTGATGAGTTGTATCTAAGACATGTTTTGCACTCCCTGGGAATTTCAAAGGTGCAGGAATTCCTTGAAGGCACTAATATTCTGGATGTTGGTACCGGGGGTGGGTTTCCGGGAATTCCGCTTGCTATTTTATACCCGGAGACGAATTTCCACCTGGTAGATTCAATTGGCAAGAAGATCAAAGTAGTAGATGAGGTGGTGGCAGGGCTGGAACTTAAGAATGTTAAAACTACAAATTCCCGGGTAGAGGAGATCCCCGGGGAATATGATTTCATAGTAAGCAGGGCAGTGGCAGCTATGCCAACTTTTGTTCACTGGGTTAAGGGCAAGATCGCAAAGTCTAGCAGGCATGAACTAAAGAACGGGATCTTATATTTAAAAGGAGGGGATCTTACAGAAGAGCTGCGGCCTTACCGCAATGCTCAAATTTATCCTCTTTCCAATTTCTTTGATGAAGAATTCTTTGAAACCAAGAAGGTGGTTTATCTCCCTGTAAAGTACAGGGGATAA
- a CDS encoding pyridoxal phosphate-dependent aminotransferase, protein MQQKLSDRINNLATSQTLAMAAKTRELREEGKDIIGLSLGEPDFNTPDFIKEAAIQAIKDNYNSYTPVDGYVELKDAIINKFKRDNNLTYNRAQIVVSTGAKQSLANTAMVILNPGDEVILPCPYWVSYAEIVKLAEGVPVEIPTTVESDFKITPQQLEDAITPKTRMIWYSSPSNPSGMVYSREELRALADVLAKYPDIIVLSDEIYEHINFVGEHASMAEFDDMYDRVVTVNGVSKAFAMTGWRIGYIGAPEWIARACNKMQGQITSGANCIAQRAVITALQAPVSSIKYMVDTFKERRKLIISLLDEIEGFKTTEPDGAFYVFPDVSYFFGKTLKGHHIKDATDFSMFLLEEALVATVTGDAFGNPDCIRFSYAASEAQIEEAMKRIKAAVSS, encoded by the coding sequence ATGCAACAAAAATTATCTGACAGGATCAACAATCTCGCTACTTCCCAAACATTGGCCATGGCGGCAAAAACAAGGGAATTAAGAGAAGAAGGAAAAGATATTATTGGCCTTAGCCTTGGAGAACCGGACTTTAATACGCCAGATTTCATTAAGGAAGCAGCCATCCAGGCCATTAAGGATAATTACAATTCCTATACCCCGGTTGATGGATATGTGGAGTTGAAGGATGCGATAATCAATAAGTTTAAAAGGGATAATAACCTTACCTACAACAGGGCCCAGATCGTTGTTTCCACCGGCGCCAAACAATCGCTTGCAAATACCGCGATGGTAATTCTAAATCCCGGGGATGAGGTTATTTTACCCTGCCCTTACTGGGTAAGTTATGCTGAAATTGTTAAACTGGCAGAAGGTGTACCTGTAGAGATCCCCACTACTGTTGAAAGTGACTTTAAGATCACCCCACAACAACTGGAAGATGCAATTACACCAAAGACAAGAATGATTTGGTACAGCTCCCCCTCCAATCCCAGCGGGATGGTTTACAGCAGGGAAGAATTGCGTGCCCTTGCAGATGTTCTTGCAAAATATCCCGATATTATCGTGCTAAGCGATGAGATCTACGAACATATTAACTTCGTTGGTGAGCATGCCTCTATGGCAGAATTTGATGACATGTATGACCGCGTTGTAACGGTAAACGGGGTTTCCAAAGCTTTTGCTATGACTGGCTGGCGTATTGGCTATATTGGAGCACCAGAGTGGATAGCCCGGGCCTGCAACAAGATGCAGGGGCAAATTACCAGTGGCGCCAACTGTATCGCCCAAAGAGCAGTAATAACAGCCCTGCAAGCACCTGTGAGCAGCATAAAATATATGGTGGACACTTTTAAAGAGCGCAGGAAATTGATCATCTCCCTCCTTGACGAGATAGAGGGATTCAAGACCACAGAACCAGATGGAGCCTTTTATGTTTTCCCGGATGTTTCTTACTTCTTCGGGAAAACCTTAAAAGGACATCATATTAAGGATGCTACAGATTTTTCTATGTTCCTACTTGAAGAAGCCCTTGTGGCTACAGTTACCGGGGATGCCTTTGGCAATCCAGACTGTATTAGGTTCTCCTATGCCGCAAGTGAGGCACAAATAGAGGAAGCTATGAAAAGGATAAAGGCTGCTGTGAGCTCCTAG
- a CDS encoding YciE/YciF ferroxidase family protein, translating into MKNLKDLFEHQLKDLYSAESQLIKALPKMQKKANDEKLKKAIEKHLEETREQKERIKEVCEELGIKPTGEECKAMKGLIEEAEHFLEEDAEKEVRDAGIIAEAQRVEHYEISGYGTAVRYAKELGYDDIAKKLQKTLDEEYKTDENLTKMAESRLNKKAK; encoded by the coding sequence ATGAAGAACCTGAAAGATTTATTTGAACACCAATTGAAAGACCTGTACAGTGCAGAAAGCCAATTGATCAAAGCCTTACCGAAGATGCAGAAAAAGGCAAATGATGAAAAACTAAAAAAAGCTATTGAAAAGCACCTTGAGGAAACCAGGGAACAAAAAGAACGTATCAAGGAAGTATGCGAGGAACTGGGAATTAAGCCTACAGGAGAGGAGTGTAAAGCAATGAAAGGCCTTATTGAAGAGGCAGAACATTTCCTCGAAGAAGATGCTGAAAAGGAAGTTCGTGATGCCGGAATAATTGCAGAGGCCCAGCGGGTAGAGCATTATGAGATATCAGGTTATGGAACCGCTGTGAGATATGCTAAGGAATTAGGCTATGATGACATCGCCAAAAAACTTCAAAAGACCCTGGATGAGGAATATAAAACTGATGAGAACCTCACAAAGATGGCAGAATCCCGTCTAAATAAAAAAGCCAAATAG
- a CDS encoding fatty acid desaturase family protein, protein MMNLNNDAIRFSRIDSQKFFRTLNKRVNSYFKDNNIAKTGNWKLHLKAVVMFSLFLAPYFLILSLDISQWWMLLLTIVMGAGMAGVGMNIMHDGNHGSYSSKKWVNNFMGGTIYVLAGNVYNWQVQHNVLHHTYTNIHGHDEDLDAGRIIRFSEHAKWAKFHRFQQYYSVFLYGLLTFNWALTTDFKQTKRYLARKLSYGKLPSPVKQWSIIAITKLIYVSIWIVIPMLILSISWWKILIGFFIMHYTAGLILSIVFQLAHVVKQTEMPLPDETGSMKNTWAIHQLYTTVNFATNNKIVNWFTGGLNHQVEHHIFPNISHIHYSRIAKIVKQTAAECNLPYNEYKTTRAAIIAHFTHLKEMGRKPAITA, encoded by the coding sequence ATGATGAATTTGAATAACGACGCAATACGCTTTTCCAGAATTGATTCTCAAAAATTCTTCCGCACTCTCAACAAAAGAGTTAATAGCTATTTTAAAGACAATAACATCGCAAAGACAGGAAACTGGAAGCTACACCTTAAGGCCGTAGTGATGTTTTCCTTATTTCTTGCACCATATTTCTTGATCCTAAGCCTTGACATCTCACAATGGTGGATGCTCCTGCTCACCATTGTTATGGGTGCTGGTATGGCCGGAGTAGGTATGAATATAATGCATGATGGAAACCATGGTTCTTATTCCAGTAAAAAATGGGTAAACAATTTTATGGGTGGTACCATATATGTACTGGCCGGCAATGTTTATAACTGGCAGGTACAGCATAATGTGCTTCACCATACCTATACCAATATTCACGGTCACGATGAAGACCTGGATGCCGGGCGTATAATACGTTTTTCTGAACACGCCAAATGGGCAAAATTCCACCGATTCCAACAATATTATTCTGTTTTCCTCTATGGCCTCCTTACTTTTAACTGGGCGCTGACTACAGATTTTAAACAAACTAAGAGATATCTTGCCCGTAAGCTTTCTTATGGTAAACTCCCCTCACCTGTGAAGCAATGGAGCATAATTGCAATTACCAAGCTTATTTATGTAAGCATATGGATCGTGATCCCAATGCTTATTTTATCAATTTCCTGGTGGAAGATCCTTATTGGATTCTTTATAATGCATTATACTGCAGGGCTTATATTAAGTATAGTTTTCCAGTTGGCACACGTGGTAAAACAAACAGAGATGCCCCTGCCGGATGAGACAGGATCTATGAAAAACACCTGGGCCATCCACCAATTGTACACTACAGTGAATTTTGCGACGAATAACAAGATCGTCAACTGGTTTACCGGAGGTCTTAACCACCAGGTAGAGCATCATATTTTTCCGAATATAAGTCATATTCATTATTCCAGGATCGCAAAGATCGTAAAGCAAACTGCTGCAGAATGCAACCTGCCGTACAATGAATACAAAACCACCAGGGCCGCGATCATTGCCCATTTCACCCACCTAAAGGAAATGGGGAGAAAACCCGCAATTACAGCTTAA